A region from the Chlamydiales bacterium genome encodes:
- a CDS encoding SET domain-containing protein-lysine N-methyltransferase — MNLSFLPNLAFPEAKVFDKVVKLCKKADQKGAIERRQRWLGALFADDIERGAHNDFVIRWIDGKVGYGVFATKDMAPFAFVGEYTGEVRKRVRDDKRNSYCFTYLIGDEKKSSYIIDAEKKGNITRFINHSDTPNLEPISVFSGGVMHVILLTRTWIQKGQQLTYDYGEDYWKKREKPLLFQ, encoded by the coding sequence ATGAACCTCTCATTCCTTCCGAATCTAGCATTTCCCGAGGCGAAAGTCTTCGATAAAGTTGTAAAACTATGCAAGAAAGCAGATCAAAAGGGGGCGATTGAACGGCGCCAGAGATGGCTCGGCGCCCTCTTCGCCGATGATATCGAACGGGGCGCTCACAACGACTTCGTTATTCGGTGGATTGATGGCAAGGTCGGGTATGGTGTCTTTGCAACGAAGGATATGGCCCCTTTTGCCTTTGTCGGGGAGTATACAGGCGAAGTGAGAAAGCGCGTCAGAGATGATAAGAGAAACAGCTACTGTTTTACCTATCTAATCGGCGACGAGAAGAAGAGCTCTTACATCATCGACGCTGAAAAAAAGGGGAATATCACCCGCTTTATCAATCACAGCGATACACCCAATCTCGAGCCTATCTCCGTCTTCTCAGGCGGAGTGATGCACGTAATCCTCCTAACCCGCACCTGGATACAAAAAGGCCAGCAGCTCACATACGACTACGGCGAAGACTACTGGAAGAAGAGGGAGAAGCCTCTTCTTTTTCAATAA